Genomic window ([Limnothrix rosea] IAM M-220):
TATCGGTATTCGTCTCACCTAAAGCCGTGACATAGCGAGGTTTTTGATCACGGATGCCTAACCCATTTAAGTGGCAGCGATCGCCCAAATCATAGGCAGAAATAAAAGGGGGTCGCCAGCGAGGCACAAAACTATTTTTTCGATCAAGAGTACAAAGACAAGAAAAACGAGTATTAACAAACCACAACTCGTCGCCGCAGTAGGCCATCTCATGGATGTCAATATCACCAGTAATATGGCGATTGCGCGGTAAAAAACAAGCATCATGCCGACGAGGCGGCTTTAGCTTTTTAGCAACAGCAGGCACATTCCGTAATTCCCAAACTTCATAGGCCGTACCCAAAGCCAATTTTTCGCGATCCGCGGCAATGCCCATCGGCTGCTCAAACACACGAAAATGAGTATTTAGTTCCCGTTGATCCGCCCGTATCACGACAACCTTGCCCGCCTGATATGTAGAAATAACAAGGGAAATGCCGCACTCCACTAAAATTTCGCGCAAATTTTGAGTGTGGATGCTCCTCAAAGGTTCCAAATCCTGCCCAGTCGATTGTTTTGCTTGAGATACGTTCATAAAATCATCTGGTACGCTGCTCTCGCTGAAATGTTACAACACAAATTTTTAGTCATTAGGTTAGTCCCACAAATAAAAATTAGCGAGTAAAACCCCATACGAAAACCAATAGTGACACCCTAGTATCCATTACAGCCTTTCCTCGGCCAAAACCCAACTTTGTTTACGGATCGAATTAAATTGCAATAAAAAATCCCCCCAAATCTAGGAGGATTAACATCAATTCCAGAGTATTATCCGGAATCTCCATCCACTAATTCGGCAAACATCAAGCAGAAAGATAGCCTAACTCAGTGAGCTTAGCGAGTACTTTTTCCACACTTTCCTCTAGCTCTTCTAGATCAGTGCGACATTCAATTTCAGGATTGGTTGGCGCTTCATAGGGGTCATCGATACCTGTAAAACCTTTAATTTCACCGGCGCGAGCACGTTTGTAGAGACCCTTAACATCCCGCTTTTCACACTCAGCAAGGGGGGCATTGACGTAAACTTCCACAAAATTG
Coding sequences:
- a CDS encoding TIGR03032 family protein — protein: MNVSQAKQSTGQDLEPLRSIHTQNLREILVECGISLVISTYQAGKVVVIRADQRELNTHFRVFEQPMGIAADREKLALGTAYEVWELRNVPAVAKKLKPPRRHDACFLPRNRHITGDIDIHEMAYCGDELWFVNTRFSCLCTLDRKNSFVPRWRPPFISAYDLGDRCHLNGLGIRDQKPRYVTALGETNTDKGWRGNKRNGGVLMDITTNKILARGLSMPHSPRWYRDRLWLLESGYGSLSAFDFKTGKLETLINLPGFTRGLSFWGPLAFIGLSQVRETAVFSGLPITERREERFCGVWVVNIETAQVIAFLRFEDAVQEIFAVSILPGIRYPELINWDQTLLSSSFILPDEAIAEVDFSKLSTF